The nucleotide sequence cctggcaggtaagctaggtaaggacgatatgctctccagctgctgctacaatggtctcaatgttgcacacccgcTGAggtctgaatactgccccactgttaagatatgcattataaaaatcttcctacagatgtgtgtagaaaccctctgaagcacgctcatcccgcctcagcggaaaccactgctcaaagtccacaaatctgagatGTTGAACCTGCTTGGACGTGGCGGCccacaaatccaagtgagtcactggaggcgaaccctgtggtctaggcggtgggcgagaacccctccgctgtatctctgacctcggtgtgactggagcacgagTACGACCAAagcggcgaagctgtggctgaggtgcctgctctgtctcctcgtcctgctctccctcctgattcTGTTCTACTGGCTATGGCTACTGCTGAGGCTCCCCAagagactgactctcatcaatagcgatAAGCCGAACTCCAACTACgagagtcccagctggaccaccatgacagcgctcaacctactcaagtgcagccctcgtagatgaagaaagctgatctgcaataacaacaccactccaagCACCTCCTCTTTCTACGCGCTCTGTGACCTctgcaactacggctgctctcgctgtatctgcatcaggatacttgcgcttcctcgTTGCTAGCTTCTTTATCGTCTTTGCCTTCTGCATTtctaggctggcgaggcgggggccttggatcctcatcaccgggaccacctctgacattcttgacacgagccatctgatggatctaaaaagaataacTGTCGTTGACAAAGATCAAcaaccaactgtcacttccgaggcttggcctcgatccatacacgcgagcttggccccgagttaaatGACAACTGTCAATGGGACCACAACGGCACCAACTcgttgcacgatagaatagataggatatacaaataaatataatatatctagagatacgaaaccctaagaaaacaAGCAATGGATACGAATTTGAAAACATGGGATTGCTACCTTACGAACCGGCGAATCGACGAGAAGAGGAAAGAAACGGGGAACCACCGGGTCAGCAACTGAATGTCAAGGGTTAGGGTTGCGGCGAAGCTCGACGGTCGAGCAATGCAACAAGGACACGAGCACAAGGATGGCAGTAGAGTCTCCGGTGCGGAGGACAGCTAGGGTTCCGACAAGTCTGGTGGCGGCGCTAGCGCGTGGATGACGGAGTAGAGCGACGCTAGGGCACGGGAGAACTCATGGCAGTGGTGCGGCGGCGCTAGGGCGGCTACACGACGACATGAAGGCGCGGGCGCACTACTGCGGCGCTAGAGCTAGGGCGCGTAGAGCAGAGGCATAGCGGCGCAGTGGCGACGGCGTACGAGCGCGGCAGCACAGGAAGGGCGCGGACGGTGTAGGAGCACAGCGCAAGCGGCGGCGCAGGAGCACGGCGCGAGCGACAGCGCACGGGCGGCGATGTCGGTGCGGGCTCAAGCAGATTGGGTCAAAACAAGGCGCGACGCTGCGGTTATAAGGTGGCCCCCATGATGTAACAGAAAAGGAAACAGGAAAGAGTCCAGAGACCGCATGTTTTCTacttgaccgaacgctccggtgccAGCGACCGaatgctgccacccagcgtccgatcgattccagagaggtccaaaactccTGGAAtcgcaaccggacgcgtccgatcatcgctgaccagacgcagccagagtccgatcgatcctgacttcgtcttcttcgctCGATAGGACgctggatcgccatctgaccggacgctgggaaagtactatttcagcgtccgatcactccttctcgacagcagttcacctcctatgaactgactgaACGCTGGACATCAAAGTTCGGTGCAACGTCCGATCACCCTTTTTCCagtaaatcttcaaagtccttcgtgctgcctgttcccaatcaaatcccaacttcaataagatccaaataaacatcaattaggactgatgtgagtgacctctctcaaaccctcaaattttttaaaatattttgccttagtctataattctttttaagaaaataggcaataagagggcaatttaagataaacgacaaagtaacattcatgcatatgcaatgcaatacttaaaagtaaatctagttgcttatcaagtttgatctaaggttaagcttcttcactcggttttcggcggttatcttaaccatgttagacaagccctatatgcattaccataaaaagtaaacatgttgtatattacaatgcaatgcaagggacaacacaagcttattttttagtgaagttactaaaatcaagaacattgagctcattccgcaatcgacaaaaagtcgcctcatctagcggtttaatgaagatatccgtcaattgatcctcggtcctcacCTTCTAataaaatatcattctttgcaacatgatctctaagaaagtgatggtggatatctatgtgcttggtgcgagagtgttgaaccgcattatttgcaagttttaccgcactttcattgtcgcacaaaagagatactttttctagaactacaccatagtctagcaaagtttattttatataaagaatttgtgcacaacaagcacccgcagcaatgtattccgcttcggcggtggacaaagccacactattttgtttcttggaggaccaagacacaagtgatctaccaagcaaatggcaccgtccggatgtgctttttctatccactttgcaaccgacataatccgaatcggaatagccaacttaATTCAAACataactcctttgggataccaaaggccaatgcttgatgtgtgcttaagatacctaaggattcttttaacgataattaaatgagtttccttaggattagcttgaaatctagcacacatactcACACAAAACATGATGTcggacctagatgcggttaaatataacaagctaccaatcatagagcggtagagagtttgatcaaccatgttatctccctcatctaggtcgagaagTCCATTaattggcattggtgtcttgattgacttacattcatccatcttgaatctcttaagaagattatttatatatttctcttgagagatgaaaatcccttctcttatttgcttgacttgaaaaccaagaaagaatgtaagctctccaatcattgacaccttgtggcacacttgatgaagaaggttgatcaatgacttgtacatcatcttcatcttttggcttgatgtctctcaccggaatattcttcatagcctctctcaatggttcatcacctacatcaagattctcatgtgctccttgagagccgttagattcatcaaatttcacatcatatgtttcttcaactaagccagtggcatgattaaatactctatatgctttggactttgatgagtaaccaacaagaaaaccaatatcacaacatctttgaaacttctctagatgttgtcgcttcttgtacatgtagcatttgcaaccaaacaccctaaaaaaggagacgttcggcttcttcccattgagcaactcataagatgtcttgtcaagaaacttttgaaggaataggtggttggatgcatagcatgcgctattgatagcttccgcccataaagcttcgagggtgttgtactcatctagcattgttcttacaagagtgatcaatgtccgaatctttctctcaactacaccattttgttgaggagtatatgttgcggagacctcatgcttgatcccaacttcttCACAATAGGctactatgtttgtgttgtcaaattctttgtcgttgtcacttctaatctttttgagcttcacttcaaattcatcttgtgctctcttggcaaacttcttgaagcaagatgcaacttcgaatttgtcatgaaggaagaatacacatgtgtatcttgaatagtcatcaacaatcacaaaataataaagatttcctcccaaactcttgtatgttgttggtccaaataagtccatgtgaaggagttctagcactcttgtggttgacatgaaatcTTTTGTtgaatgagtatttgcaacttgcttgtcggcttgacatgcactataaagcttgttcttctcaaacttcacatccttcaatcatctcaccaaatcattcttcattagcttcttgagtgagcttatttcaacatgagcaagtcttctatgccatagccacccaagtgttgttttagtgaatagacatgttttcaagttagcatcttcagagatgaaatccactaagtataggttgttgtatctaaatcctttgaatatcacttgatcatcatccttcttagatacaacttttttctcggtgaacaagcattgaaagccaagatcacataattgtccaacggatagcaagttgaagctcaatgaagcaacatagagcacatttgagatagaatgatcatttgatattgccactttgcctaatcctttaaccttgcccttagaattatctccaaatgtgattctttcttgtccatctacttcttcatctaatgaggtgaacatacgaggatcaccggttatatattgtgtgcaaccactatcaataacatAGTTCCGCTAGGCGCTCGCCTAGGCGCGACTAGGCGCGACTAGGCTCTAGTCGGAGGGTGTCCGCCTCGCCTATGGGGGTAGGCGGACCCCTAGGCGGCGGtggctcgtcggcggcggcggtggtggtggagcgcCTGGCGGAGGTCGTCGGTGGGGGAGGAGCTTCGAGCAGCGGCGGGCGCTCGCGCGGGCTTGCGCGGgcgacggtggtggtggaggagcgcctggcggaggtcgtcggtgggggaggaggagctaCGAGCGGCGGCGGGCGCTCGCGCGGGCTTGCgcaggcggcggtggtggtggaggagcgcctggcggaggtcgtcggtgggggaggaggagctgcgAGCGGCGGTGGGCGCTCGCGTGGGCTTGTGCGGTCGGCGGCGGGCGCGTGCGCGGGCGGCGGGCGCTCGGGCGGGCGCAGGCGCTcgggcggcggcggtgtgggAGGAGGCGTGGAGAAGGTGCGCTGGGCCGTTTTTAACGGTGGATAAGGTGGGTTGGGCCGTTTTTATGggcctttcttctcttttctccctGTTCCATGACCATTGGtcttctattttttcttttcttttaagtaCTTAAGTATGTATTAATAAATTTAAGTATGTATTGGAAAACGCCTAGAAAAACGCCTAGGAACGCCTAGGCGCGATTAATCCCGCCTAGGCACTAGGCTGAGGGTCAGCGCCTAGATTCCGCCCAGCGCCTAGCTGAACTTTgatcaataacccaatgattttcaccggtcttgtagttcacctacacataagaaatcaagctttaggaacctaaacttattgagggtccttcaccttctcaacaagtgactttgcaacccaaattttcttaagtctattcttgtttggaggtcgtaagaacatgacttttatctttccactagaatcctttctaagcatgtaatgagcattgaaagcaaaaggtctagcatgcttggtaagggttatggtggtggagtttggcactcatgggcaaactAAACACATgagttcacccttggccataaggcataggtgtgtagaggatgatgacgatggtgacggtgaagatgatgaagagtcaataacaatggcgatcaccttctcattgtcactatcatcggatgagccactagatgaatcaatgttcgtgagccaatcaccgacgatgtatgcctttccacttttctttttcttatgaaAGTCATTcttaccatctctcttcttgtatggcttatttttctttttctcatcttcttctttattgcttgagtcatcttttttgcccttgtacttgtacttgtctttcttaggctttgtgcattgatgtgctagatgaccaagttctctacaattatagcaatccatctcggagattggcttccttctagagcttgtgaagaacttcttcttgccatcgaacttgatgccactcttactgagcttctttagcatcttagcggttcttttcaccataagagcaaggcttgcatcatcaacttcatcatcacttgagcccTCATAcgcaagccttgctttgcccttctcttagcCAGCTttaaatgctaagtctttttctttcttcttagtagaggatgagccatcttgtggtgtgatgtgcatttacatctaatgagcattgatcttttccaagatttgtattggtgtagcgatggaaaaatcaccttaatgaagcacggtcataatatgcctatatttgtcaatgggaaggacactcaagatctttcttacaatatcagatggttgcatttgagtgagtccaagcccattgactttctctacaagaacattcaagcgtgaatacatttcattagcacattctttgagaacaatctcaaaagagttaagctttttcatgacaagatgatagcgttcctcacggtcactctttgttccctcatggagcgcacaaacgtctgaccatagtgcatgggcgtctttgtgattCCTCACCCGAataacacatctttgcaaaggcctccaaagatggtgtttcgagcctttgcattccatttttcgtaattcacctcatcgccttgtaggtttgtagcatcccgaggttttaggAAGTCTTGTGAGatagctctaagtattccaacatctagagcttctaaatacgcctccatgcggatttttcaatatgaaaaatcatcctcaaagataggaggtctATCCTAGTGAGATATCtttctctaagcggttaagcctaaatacgtgagcacgagactccaataccaattgaaatgatcaagatgcccaagagaggaggtgaattaagctaattctaaatttctttgtaataattaagtcctatggttagcccaattaaccccttgtgcctagaaagtgtttctattgatctaccgcataaaagtttagcaacctatgttccaatcatactctagcatggcaattctatgaatgtaaaagacaaaaattaaattgctcaaagtaaatagagaatgAGGAACATGGCGATATTTTAccgagatatcggagagtcgccactccccactagtccttgttggagcacccgcgtaaaggtgtagctcccccttaatccgcgcaaggatcaagtgctctctacgggttgattctttgacactccatcgcggtgaatcacccacaaccgctcacaactcgagttgggtcttccacaagctccgctagatgatcaccaaactcccaatcaccaccaagccgtctaggtgatggtgatcaccaaaagtaacaagcacgaactctcacttgaccacgacaagcctaatgagaagagtggatgcacagtttgctactcttgatctcactaatgaggactctctttgggattctcaaatctcaatcatctcactaggaccttgctcttcttagcactctcaaaggtgtttctcagctattaggAGTGAGCAAAAATAACCCCACacacgaatagaggaagtatttataaccatggctgaaaaacgaaccgttatgtgcttctgcggggtaaccgaacgctccgatcatgttgaccagatgctccggtcagttctccctgaactccTGTGTTTAAAATGTGACCTGACGCTGTCCGTTCTCCCTGAACTCCTGTGTTTAAAATGTGACCCGACGCTGGACaacgtccgatcaacactgatcggacacgtccggtcatgattttccctctctagaaccttactggactcgaccagacgctggaacaaaacatccggtcacttcatctctcagcgtccggtcgcaccagacgatttcaccttaatcaaatgaattgactggactctgcgccagcgtccgatcaccccggagccagcatccgatcagtatttgaccctccattcactttcaactttcgatcatatgtgaatgaagtttcctCTAAAGGATCTAAgggcttcttaggagctacctagtgctagatttagcaaatgagcaccacacctaactcactagactcacctagatcaagctatccgtccatacccccttaatagtacagccaaagaaaaaaataaagtcttaaactactctaagtgtctctttcactccaatcgatacttagaactagtccatccttatcAAACCAAAAACAATTCTCATCGtaagggcatgaccaccatgatagctcaatcgatcttcattactatgacctaacttaattgcctctgaaAAACacgcgttagtcatagtaatcacgtattgtcattaatcaccgaaacccaactagaggcctagatgctttcacatataATGTTTCATCAAACTTTAAGAACACTCCAACAACAAGGATCATTTTTGGTTTAAGGTAACCCAAGGGAAGGCAAGATGCCAGCAAGAGTCATACTCAAAACCACGATAGTATTTGTACACCCAATGTGAACCTTCATTCTTGCATGTCACGTctgaaaggggaccgtgacgcctaagaggaagggggtgaattagacaatttaaagtctaactctaaactatggcctctttttttaactttagcaaaacctatgcaaaaagataaattatctaaatgtgcaactatggttttgctagtgtgttgctatctctaccacaaaaaagagttatgcaaacaatgtaaacgcggaagctaaagagtaagataGTGATATGCAAACACTCATCGATTACTCCGATATTTTTATGAGGTATCGAAAAGCGCACAAGCTttctcctagtcctcgttggagcccctcgcaaggaatccctcgcaagggccaagctcctaatcggataactccgtggatagccctgggccttctccacgcgcaagtgggtctccgatgtgccttccgacaAACCTCTCCAAGACCGCtctcgccgtcttcactatcaagcttccgaccgaaacaTTACGGGCcctgttcccttcggtacattgtggcggccacaccacaaacacggttgatgtgatctcgcaagactacaaaccccttcgatgtacaacaatggtgtgcgcaagcaccgagtggtaagaggaatgcaaacctcactaaacactaggcctaaacctagagcaaacgcataaacggtggtctaatcaaacaaaacacttcgcaaagcacctacgctaatcacctaatgaatcactaagcactatgcaagtggagatcactaaaatggtgtatcaacgcccttgtatgttttcttagctccactctaactcaaatggccggttgagggTCTAtctataagccccactgagaaagtagccgttgaggaCGAAACCCACTTTTctgttactgaccggacgctgatcacgtcctgaccggccGTGTCCAGTCACTAACAATGGTCACTTGATCTTCggtgcgatcaactgatcggacgctgatggcgtccagtcacatgccaccggacgtgttcggtcgcaacTATGTCGTTTTGGAAcctctggaaacgatcggacgctgcacatcGTGCGTCCGGTTGTCCagtctgctgcgtccggtcacgctgaacaCACTGCCGTGACAATGAACAGTATCACCGGTGCGTCCAGTCACGGCTtcgatcagcgtccggtcacgctaaaCACACTGCCGTGACAATGAACAGTGtcaccggtgtgtccggtcactacttcggtcagtgtccggtcacagctGCCGACGCCTGATGTTGCCTAGCACTTGATCGAAGCGTCCAGTCACTCGTAGGGCTACGTCCGATCACCTCTGCTaggctcatttcttcgcgatcttacgtccggcttggttctaatcttcgtgcttagactttgcttgaccttgtataTCTTATATGCATCTTCACATATCTTTCTTGAGATgttatcatcggatcatcacatcgccttcgtccgaGTCAtattttgcatcctattgaactacaaaacaattatttACAAATccattagttcaatttggttgtgttggtcatcaaaccaccaaaatctaaagtaaatgtgcCTAGGGTCCATTCTCCTTACAACGTCTAAACAAAATAAAATTGGTTGATAAAAATATCAATAAGAGGAACACATATTATATGGATTCTTGAACAAAACCATGAAAATCATATCTGACCTAGGGATTAGAGAGAACAATAAACCAAACCAAATTCCTCAACAAAATTCCGAACAACTCCAATTTTTTAAACAATGGAGAATCACACGCACAAAAAGCCTTCATTGATAAATTAGTTCACACCGAGTGACTCCCCTAGTAGGAAAACTAATTAGTACTAGTTGCTCACCCACACAATTTGATACTATTCTGACAAAAAATAACATAATCAACTAAATAAAACAGACAATACCACCACCTAAAAAAACATTATCCAAAGCAATATTCAATGCAACCAACTATAATATTCAGCCAACATTGACTATTTTTTGGTCATGCCCAGTGCCTCCAGCCAAATTACAAATCTATTATTGATTTATGTGGTCTTCATCTTGCAGAATTTTGCAACAACAAAAGGAGTCAAACACAGAACTCTAACcaatcaaaatgaccaaaatacaaaaatatgACAAAAAGTTATAAATGACCAGAAACTCTCTCATATGCAAAGGAGTCACAAGTAGCAGAAAAAATATATACCTTGTGTTGAAAAACTAAATAACAGGAAAGCTATATACATGCCTAACTTGTAAGGTTCCTAAATTTTAAAACTTTACAATAGCACACCTAGTTACAAGCTTATCATTCAAAAAAAATAATCTAAAGGTTCAAAACTTGTAATTTGGAAACTTTGCACTCTAAAATCAGGAACTTCGCAGTAGCTCATTTGACACAttgtacttccaaaccaaaaatGTTGCATTGCACACGAAAATTAGGACATTACAATTATATTATAGATAGTTCTGAATTTTTGTACGTCTAAAACTTTGGGCTATGAATTTAAGAAATATCAACTGTCACATTACAAACTTTTCACTCCAAGTAAAAACTAGTAATTTTCAAAAACATGTGCTCTAAAAAATTGTGGAACTTTGCAGTAGCTCACTAGAAAAATATCCAAGATTAGAACTTATGTTACGCCCCAGGTTAAGGACCTTCACACTGACCTAGTTTAGAAACTTTGTAATTCTAAACATTATACTCCTAAATGCAAACATTGTCATTCAAATCTTTGCACTCTAGGTTTAGGAACTTCCAACTATCACAGAAGAAAACTTTTTACTCCAAAGGTTAAAAACTTTATAATTTTGAAAACTTTCCACTCAAATAACTCACTTTAAAAACATTGTACTCTAAAACTTTGTAATGCACCCCACATTTAGGGCATTTCTAATGCAATGCGCCTAGTTCCTCGTAAACATGTAAATACTTAAAAACCCTTTCCATACAAGTACTAATATGTTTTAGAGTACAATGCCCAGAATTTCAATATGGAAAACTCTTCATATTGGAAAACAGAACCTTTCTACCTAAGTATTGAAAATTTCTAAGACATAAGGGAAAAAACTTTCTATATCCAGAATTTTACCATGTGTGCCAAAACTTTCAAATTGGaatattgcaaactttgaaatCACAAATTCAAAAACTTACAACACCTTCAGATCTGGTATTCAGAAACTTCCATAATTATATTCAGAAAAACTTCCTACATGATAAAATAATATATATCAAGTTGCATGTTTGAAtctttataaacaaaaatacaaaACTTTTAAATTAAATATTTAAAGACTTTGTACATATCTAGCTTTCAAGTTACATTTTAAACTTGCACTTGAAATTGAGAAACTTGCAAATTCAATATTAAAAGCTTACTATGTCTCTATAGTTTAAGTTAAAAATTTTAAATTCAATATTCAGTTTAACATGTAATCACTAATTTGAAATAAATTCTTGCCCTCTAAATGTACAAACTTTGAACTAGGATGCTATAAACTTTGTATTCCCAGCACCCAAATGCATTTGAAGATCCAAAAACTTTGTAATTAAAAACTTTCAACACAGACATTGAACTATAATATTCTAAAACTTTATACACTGAACTCTAAAAACCTTTTAATTATAAAGTTATCCCTCTAAATTCAGAAGGTTCATGCGGTACATTTCTAGAATTTACACTTCTATATCCCAACGAAACAGAACTCAAATTTGAGCCACCAATTTTACAAACTTTGAAGTATGACTTTATAAACTTTCTACTCTACCGTGCCAAACTTTATGTTTACCATGTGCCCTATTTCATAGTTTTCTACTTTTAGATTACATATTCAAATCTTTGAACGTATCTAGTTTTGACGTGGAATAATAAAACCTTTGAGATTGGAATTGAGAAACTTCCAAATTAAATATTTATAACTTAGTACATCTCTATCTATCAAGCTAAAGCTACATATTTAAAACTTCATAGACAGAATTCAGAACTTTCAAATTATATAGTTAAAAACTTGGTACATATCTATCTTTCAGCTTTCTAGTTACATATTAAAAGCCCTTGTATCTCAAATTTAAAACC is from Miscanthus floridulus cultivar M001 chromosome 7, ASM1932011v1, whole genome shotgun sequence and encodes:
- the LOC136465577 gene encoding uncharacterized protein, yielding MGVGGPLGGGGSSAAAVVVERLAEVVGGGGASSSGGRSRGLARATVVVEERLAEVVGGGGGATSGGGRSRGLAQAAVVVEERLAEVVGGGGGAASGGGRSRGLVRSAAGACAGGGRSGGRRRSGGGGVGGGVEKVRWAVFNGG